A genome region from Alistipes dispar includes the following:
- a CDS encoding ATP-binding protein translates to MMEERTLMQDICEVVQLANGSHLSDDFWGNATPLLERLGRRLDLTPVQTMLFAVLIELSDDRKIVLKQLAEFLGCRKVELLNHAADFEELIRRQLIRRRRSGSAEPDTYRIPKMVLEALQAGKKFTPPPICGLTIDQFFVRLGKLISYTSQQEMSQTELAEELQQLIDRNQQLEFCCRFREIAQSLHIWDTLVFAQCCNLYVNNRDDHIGWHDIEVLFDDEWAARCEKDALLARYSELFDLNILENAPDSGMFGNREAFRLTDKAKTTLFSEILIQLQAPRNRKELIIASSLTPKKLWFNPGEQAKIDRLGLLLEAERFNAVRQQLWQNGMRQGFACLFYGSPGTGKTESVYQLARQSGRDIMQVDISETKSMWFGESEKRLKEIFDRYRGYVRDCDPAPILLFNEADAVLGRRRTTMGGSLDQTENAMQNILLQEIERLDGILIATTNLTQNLDQAFERRFLYKIKFCRPTFETRRAIWQTMLPSLKITEVEELSRMFDLSGGQIENVIRKYTADYLLTMESDAEQDASLLDNLYLYCREELHYDSASRKRIGY, encoded by the coding sequence ATGATGGAAGAACGGACTTTGATGCAGGATATCTGTGAAGTGGTGCAGTTGGCAAATGGTTCGCACTTATCGGACGATTTCTGGGGCAACGCGACACCTCTCCTCGAGCGTTTGGGACGGCGACTCGATCTGACGCCCGTGCAGACGATGTTGTTCGCCGTATTGATTGAGTTGTCGGACGACCGGAAAATCGTATTGAAGCAGCTTGCCGAATTTCTCGGCTGCCGCAAAGTCGAGCTGCTGAACCATGCGGCCGATTTCGAGGAATTAATCCGTCGACAGCTTATTCGCCGACGGCGTAGCGGATCGGCCGAACCGGATACCTACCGCATCCCGAAAATGGTACTCGAAGCGTTGCAGGCCGGAAAGAAATTCACTCCGCCCCCGATCTGCGGCCTTACGATCGACCAATTTTTCGTGCGACTGGGGAAATTAATCAGTTACACATCCCAACAGGAGATGTCGCAAACGGAACTCGCCGAAGAGTTGCAACAATTAATCGACCGAAACCAGCAGTTGGAATTTTGCTGCCGTTTTCGGGAAATTGCACAGTCTCTCCATATTTGGGATACGCTTGTCTTTGCACAATGCTGTAATCTCTATGTAAATAATCGGGACGACCATATCGGCTGGCATGACATAGAGGTGCTTTTCGATGACGAATGGGCTGCACGTTGCGAGAAAGACGCGTTGCTGGCCCGTTATAGCGAGCTGTTCGACCTAAACATCCTGGAAAATGCCCCGGACAGCGGCATGTTCGGCAACCGCGAAGCGTTCCGCCTGACCGACAAAGCGAAAACAACTCTCTTTTCCGAAATCCTGATCCAATTACAGGCTCCGCGCAACCGGAAAGAGTTGATCATAGCCTCCAGCCTTACTCCGAAAAAACTCTGGTTCAATCCCGGAGAGCAGGCGAAAATCGACCGGCTGGGGCTTTTACTCGAAGCAGAGCGATTCAATGCTGTCAGGCAGCAGCTATGGCAAAACGGTATGCGTCAGGGTTTTGCCTGCCTGTTTTACGGTTCGCCCGGTACGGGGAAAACCGAGTCGGTTTATCAATTAGCACGGCAAAGCGGCCGGGATATTATGCAGGTCGATATTTCGGAAACAAAAAGCATGTGGTTCGGCGAAAGCGAGAAACGCCTCAAAGAGATTTTCGACCGCTATCGCGGCTATGTGCGCGACTGCGACCCAGCTCCGATTCTGTTGTTCAACGAAGCGGATGCCGTATTGGGCCGCCGACGTACGACGATGGGCGGCTCTCTCGACCAAACCGAAAATGCAATGCAGAATATCCTATTGCAGGAGATCGAACGACTCGACGGCATCCTGATCGCTACCACCAATTTGACACAAAACCTTGACCAGGCTTTCGAGCGCCGATTCCTCTACAAAATCAAATTCTGTCGCCCGACATTTGAGACCCGTCGTGCTATCTGGCAAACGATGCTGCCGTCGTTAAAGATCACCGAAGTCGAAGAACTGTCCCGCATGTTCGACTTGAGCGGCGGTCAGATCGAAAACGTCATCCGTAAATACACTGCCGATTATCTTCTCACCATGGAATCGGATGCCGAACAAGATGCGTCTTTATTGGACAATCTCTATCTTTATTGTCGAGAGGAGTTGCACTATGATTCCGCATCCCGAAAAAGAATCGGGTATTGA
- a CDS encoding WG repeat-containing protein, with product MLDIYWKEGKMGFLTEQGMHLTTARWRYAERLDDRTGIVCDVAGYALLRIHPRRLISLDCERADRYGTGLVRIRRNGKYGLLDRDGQIIIPAEYDMLTRHYGQFNIIGRQRKYGLLNRLGEWVRPLVYDAILPISQRGNNRFACIRRGKTEFL from the coding sequence ATGCTGGATATTTATTGGAAAGAAGGGAAAATGGGCTTTCTGACCGAACAGGGTATGCATCTCACAACGGCCCGGTGGCGATATGCGGAACGGCTCGACGACCGGACGGGAATCGTTTGCGATGTAGCCGGATATGCTCTGTTGCGAATCCATCCCCGGCGCCTGATTTCGCTCGACTGCGAACGTGCGGATCGGTACGGTACCGGTCTGGTACGAATTCGCCGCAATGGGAAATACGGATTACTCGACCGGGACGGTCAAATCATTATTCCGGCCGAATACGATATGCTGACCCGCCATTACGGACAATTCAACATCATCGGCCGGCAACGAAAATACGGATTGCTGAACCGACTCGGCGAATGGGTGCGGCCGCTCGTTTACGATGCGATCCTGCCCATAAGCCAGCGGGGCAATAACCGTTTCGCCTGTATTCGCCGCGGCAAAACCGAATTTTTATAG
- a CDS encoding MBL fold metallo-hydrolase: MTITIHRGIDQIGGCITEIRTARSKILIDLGHNLPKGNGPSEDRFDNAGAIAQLCEGCDAVFYTHYHGDHVDLFRHVPERVDQYIGPLAKAVMRIRLEHLTHVPGEKERREADLTAVERFKTYEPARCIRVGKDIRITPYFVSHSAADAYMFLVEADGKRILHTGDFRQHGYLGKGLLPTLEKYIAPQGIDVLITEGTMLDRNEKKIVHENDLKRQAIELMKRYKNVFVLCSSTDMDRLATFHRANREMRNRPFVCDGYQQRILESFAGHAGVKSPLFKFDHKVYGSDERNEKLRKWMLDTGFTMLLRTGPKYRRWVDTLLPELNPDETLLIYSMFRGYILPTHEAYNPDLKAFVARFPHSEYVHTSGHATTDTLAAVCRTVPPHTAIIPIHRDKGSDFASLDIGDELRSKIVTASQTIDGIDFLVK; the protein is encoded by the coding sequence ATGACGATCACCATCCACCGCGGCATCGACCAGATCGGCGGGTGCATCACCGAAATCCGGACCGCCCGGTCGAAAATTCTGATCGATCTTGGACATAACCTTCCCAAAGGCAACGGCCCGTCGGAAGACCGGTTCGACAATGCCGGGGCCATTGCACAACTGTGCGAGGGATGCGATGCGGTATTCTACACGCACTATCACGGCGATCACGTGGATTTATTCCGGCATGTGCCGGAGCGGGTCGATCAATATATCGGGCCGTTAGCCAAAGCCGTAATGCGCATCCGGCTGGAACACCTGACGCATGTTCCGGGCGAGAAAGAGCGACGGGAAGCCGATTTGACGGCCGTCGAGCGATTCAAGACCTACGAACCCGCCCGTTGTATACGGGTCGGAAAAGATATTCGGATTACGCCCTATTTCGTCAGTCACTCGGCAGCCGACGCCTATATGTTTCTCGTCGAGGCCGACGGCAAACGGATTCTGCATACGGGCGATTTCCGGCAGCACGGCTATTTGGGGAAAGGACTGCTGCCGACGCTCGAAAAATACATCGCACCGCAAGGTATCGACGTATTGATTACCGAGGGAACGATGCTCGACCGCAACGAGAAGAAAATCGTCCACGAGAACGACCTGAAACGACAGGCTATTGAGTTGATGAAACGCTACAAAAACGTCTTCGTACTCTGCTCCTCGACGGATATGGACCGGTTGGCGACTTTTCACCGGGCAAATCGGGAAATGCGTAACCGTCCGTTCGTATGCGACGGCTATCAACAGCGGATTCTGGAATCGTTCGCCGGTCATGCCGGGGTGAAAAGCCCGCTTTTCAAATTCGATCACAAGGTTTACGGTTCCGACGAACGGAATGAAAAACTGCGGAAATGGATGTTGGATACGGGATTCACGATGTTGCTGCGCACCGGCCCCAAGTATCGGCGGTGGGTCGACACGTTGCTACCGGAACTGAATCCGGATGAAACCCTATTGATTTACTCGATGTTCCGCGGCTATATTCTTCCGACGCACGAAGCCTATAATCCGGATCTGAAGGCATTCGTCGCCCGGTTTCCGCACTCTGAATACGTGCATACATCGGGACATGCGACAACCGATACGCTGGCCGCCGTTTGCCGCACGGTCCCTCCGCATACAGCAATCATTCCGATCCATCGGGATAAAGGCTCCGATTTCGCCTCGCTCGACATCGGAGACGAACTGCGGTCGAAAATCGTTACGGCTTCACAAACGATCGACGGGATAGATTTCCTCGTAAAATAG
- a CDS encoding HAD domain-containing protein gives MADTIRRAGSITFAEINERWQRSTLSGGKRFALRTFHNHREAIEELFGIRIACDERTNRYYITDSDDLQRDSMANWLLDSFSVSNMLRDTQSLRSRILIENIPSSKSFLTYILEAMRENRQIGVTYQPFYGDTPFELTLRPLFVKLYERRWYLYADKPHEAKIKLYALDRMQAVRLTEKRFTPPADLDPGDYLSGAFGVAVYDDIKPCTIRIRAYGDGPKYLRTLPLHDSQQEIETTADYADFEYRVAPTYEFYRAVLTQHIDIEVLSPIAVRNETERIIDEMNLLYSRHKRRMIFLDFDGVLNTGRHIAALKRAGKPLSDKYGYLFDPESVANLGTIIDATGASVVISSSWKFEGAERMAEMWRERRLPGRMIDITEECMTAEEIRAINPDFDDPEMFIGKGNEIKHWLLEHTAEGYRYVILDDEPDILSEQRPNFIRIDPERGITEEDARRAIEILNH, from the coding sequence TTGGCCGACACGATCCGTCGGGCTGGGTCGATTACGTTCGCTGAAATCAACGAACGCTGGCAGCGCAGTACGCTGTCGGGCGGAAAACGGTTTGCGTTACGAACATTTCACAACCACCGCGAGGCGATCGAAGAACTATTCGGCATTCGCATCGCCTGCGACGAACGAACAAATCGCTACTACATCACCGACAGCGACGATCTGCAACGCGACAGCATGGCGAATTGGTTGCTCGACAGTTTCTCGGTTAGCAACATGTTGCGTGATACCCAATCGCTGCGCAGCCGCATACTGATAGAGAATATCCCCTCATCGAAAAGTTTTCTGACCTATATTTTGGAGGCGATGCGCGAGAACCGGCAGATCGGCGTTACCTACCAGCCTTTTTACGGGGACACACCGTTTGAGTTGACGCTCCGCCCGCTTTTCGTCAAACTCTACGAACGCCGCTGGTATCTCTATGCCGATAAACCGCATGAAGCGAAAATCAAACTCTACGCACTCGATCGGATGCAGGCGGTTCGGTTGACCGAAAAACGTTTTACGCCGCCCGCCGATCTCGATCCCGGGGATTATCTGTCCGGCGCCTTCGGCGTGGCTGTTTACGATGACATCAAACCCTGTACGATCCGAATCCGCGCCTACGGCGACGGGCCGAAATACTTGCGGACACTGCCTCTGCACGATTCGCAACAGGAGATCGAAACGACGGCCGATTATGCCGATTTCGAATATCGGGTCGCTCCTACTTACGAATTTTACCGGGCCGTATTGACACAGCACATCGATATTGAGGTACTGTCGCCGATCGCCGTGCGAAATGAAACAGAGCGGATCATCGACGAGATGAATCTTCTCTATTCACGGCATAAGCGGCGTATGATCTTTCTCGATTTCGATGGCGTACTCAACACCGGGCGGCATATTGCCGCGCTGAAAAGAGCCGGCAAACCGTTGTCGGATAAATACGGCTATCTGTTCGATCCCGAGTCAGTCGCCAATTTGGGCACGATCATCGACGCGACAGGGGCATCGGTCGTTATCTCCTCCTCGTGGAAATTCGAGGGAGCGGAACGTATGGCGGAGATGTGGCGCGAGCGCCGTTTGCCCGGCCGAATGATCGACATCACGGAAGAGTGTATGACAGCCGAGGAAATCCGGGCAATAAACCCCGACTTCGACGATCCCGAAATGTTTATCGGCAAAGGCAACGAGATCAAGCATTGGCTGCTTGAGCATACGGCCGAAGGATACCGCTACGTCATTCTGGATGACGAACCGGATATTTTATCCGAACAGCGACCGAATTTTATCCGGATCGATCCCGAGCGCGGCATCACGGAAGAGGATGCGCGGCGAGCGATTGAGATTTTGAATCATTAA
- a CDS encoding plasmid recombination protein: MSAVLHLDEKTPHIHATVVPITRGERRKAKLEREKNAQSGKRTYRTKKDRPCLCADGVMARDKLKAYQTTYAEAMAKYGLRRGVEGSEAKHISTQQYYREVLSARTKSPSRSRT, encoded by the coding sequence GTGTCGGCAGTCCTGCATCTGGACGAGAAGACGCCGCATATCCACGCGACCGTCGTGCCGATCACACGGGGCGAACGCAGAAAGGCTAAGCTGGAACGGGAGAAGAACGCCCAAAGCGGAAAGAGAACTTACCGAACAAAGAAAGACCGTCCGTGCCTGTGCGCCGACGGTGTGATGGCACGGGACAAACTCAAAGCCTACCAGACCACCTATGCCGAAGCGATGGCCAAATACGGACTGCGACGCGGCGTCGAGGGATCGGAAGCAAAACACATATCTACCCAACAATATTACCGCGAGGTATTGTCCGCAAGAACGAAATCGCCGAGCAGGTCGAGAACCTGA
- a CDS encoding plasmid recombination protein → MGYVVLHIEKAAGTDAAMSGHVERRIAPANVITTLTYLNEELVEFLKGVTNRIEAIQHRLDNAGLERKIGKNQVRTCMSCSPEAPKI, encoded by the coding sequence ATGGGTTATGTCGTATTGCATATCGAAAAGGCGGCCGGAACGGACGCCGCCATGTCGGGACACGTCGAGCGGAGAATCGCACCCGCCAACGTCATAACGACACTTACCTACCTCAATGAAGAATTAGTAGAGTTCCTCAAAGGAGTGACCAACCGCATCGAAGCGATCCAGCACCGACTGGACAATGCCGGGCTGGAGCGCAAGATCGGAAAGAACCAAGTAAGGACTTGCATGTCATGCTCTCCGGAAGCCCCGAAGATATGA
- a CDS encoding site-specific integrase, with the protein MNHKFTFDGYGKVRDMFIFSCFTGMAHADEMIQRSFDGDLWIVKKRQKTSTPFKIKLCGITKRIIARYKREVAGTNLVLLVPYIAYCNRVLKKIAAEVGIDKTMITYHMARHTFATTNALAQGIRIEVVSRMLGHTNIKTAQIYAKVTDDMLAKGFDEMADIYSAKYSLA; encoded by the coding sequence ATGAACCACAAATTCACGTTCGACGGTTACGGCAAGGTGCGCGATATGTTCATCTTTTCCTGTTTTACGGGAATGGCTCATGCCGACGAGATGATTCAACGCTCATTCGACGGGGATTTATGGATTGTTAAGAAGCGGCAAAAGACGAGCACGCCGTTCAAAATCAAATTGTGCGGCATCACGAAACGCATCATCGCCCGTTACAAACGTGAGGTCGCGGGAACGAACCTCGTACTGCTTGTGCCCTACATCGCCTACTGTAACAGGGTATTGAAGAAAATTGCGGCGGAGGTCGGCATCGACAAGACGATGATAACCTATCACATGGCCCGCCACACGTTCGCCACGACCAATGCGCTGGCGCAAGGTATCCGTATCGAAGTCGTCAGCCGGATGCTGGGACACACGAATATCAAGACCGCCCAGATTTATGCCAAGGTAACGGATGATATGTTGGCAAAGGGTTTCGACGAAATGGCCGACATCTATTCCGCAAAATACAGCCTCGCATGA